A section of the Drosophila subobscura isolate 14011-0131.10 chromosome A, UCBerk_Dsub_1.0, whole genome shotgun sequence genome encodes:
- the LOC117900589 gene encoding neurobeachin isoform X21, producing MDSLERLMRAAPLPRMLTSGVVATAAAAAATAAAAASGGKGSAGIEQRALVHASLAAATVGRKGRHLTGTFCLTGDTMEGIIQCLVFLKAFSLVGGEFDMELNFVIQDAQNIKHMLELLDHCPPNLQAEIWSVFIAILRKSVRNLQACTDVGLIEHVLVRLQRSETVVADLLIEMLGVLASYSITVKELKLLFGTMKATNGKWPRHSAKLLNVLRQMPHRNGPDVFFSFPGRKGSAMVLPPLAKWPYENGFTFTTWFRLDPINSVNIEREKPYLYCFKTSKGVGYTAHFVGNCLVLTSMKVKGKGFQHCVKYEFQPRKWYMIAIVYIYNRWTKSEIKCLVNGQLASSTEMAWFVSTNDPFDKCYIGATPELDEERVFCGQMSAIYLFSEALTTQQICAMHRLGPGYKSQFRFDNECYLNLPDNHKRVLYDGKLSNAIVFMYNPVATDGQLCLQSSPKGNVSYFVHTPHALMLQDVKAVVTHSIHCTLNSIGGIQVLFPLFSQLDMAHEGIGDIKRDPSLCSKLLGFICELVETSQTVQQHMIQNRGFLVISFMLQRSSREHLTLEVLGSFLNLTKYLVTCLSANSDLLLKQLLDHVLFNPALWIYTPANVQARLYSYLATEFLSDTQIYSNVRRVSTVLQTVHTLKYYYWVVNPRAKSGIIPKGLDGPRPAQKDILAIRAYILLFLKQLIMIGNGVKEDELQSILNYLTTMHEDENLHDVLQMLISLMSEHPSSMVPAFDVKHGVRSIFKLLAAESQLIRLQALKLLGFFLSRSTHKRKYDVMSPHNLYTLLAERLLLYEESLSLPTYNVLYEIMTEHISQQILYTRHPEPESHYRLENPMILKVVATLIRQSKQTESLIDVKKLFLQDMTLLCNSNRENRRTVLQMSVWQEWLIAMAYIHPKNSEEQKISDMVYSLFRMLLHHAIKHEYGGWRVWVDTLAIVHSKVSYEEFKLQFAQMYEHYERQRTDNITDPALRQARPISTISGWEREELQQQQNGGGAGAPVAAIQSQAGSTVPAVKGAVSIASLEDVAAVVEEEDEMEEETVEELESFELPVDEEADTQDTADPEGERERDSSLRPGSADGAEAPTAEQELPAMAPSTKSVIANISDVYNEQIKTDEALQATATATSTSTSTLAPAPTCNGSLETEQDSESDQVQVKLQEKPQSELEPAMGGQAALREALQLGDDMDVEELELATARDSLDVEQHVAHVMQSSEAALNDCKLVMDEALQEASSVLKDEEIELAVNEVVQGVLNNEKKSQEQQKQQQQEQQVPVEPQDNVSLLNSKNLLNNNYNNNNNPSPSEEEINTTTTTSTTTTTRVAADGEADGEAATEAEVNANEISTATPLQPSECPAADKAKTVTVTETEVAAASPSPTLEATNQKTEEAANKLNNNEKVEQPESSQESSSTPEISVSPDTDTTTEPEIEENNLLLQLAEPEAESVSDRVTAAEPSDDLVELAVRDIVEQLIEQVIDATAAATDATDARDAPVKTKTETETNNNELPAAKEAAGEAESQATAIQAVPQEEKPQAEESAESVAAAAEEIVHEVVEAALFLAQETQQAIPEEAAAPEIEIKMEIESKEHVTAIVSEVLDTLVEETVKAVGETFNVNVNVNVSKVEASEQTTQTSPAPPEEQPEEQQQQQAAATVAPTPARVKPMEVDSTTQTTPKNEAGVGVSSNAALLAQEEVQLQEEESQTGEQVEDCEEQSSGIDGNAQSLESSHYANPASGEAKLQQQQQPQQQQQQQQQQQQQQQPRSKSGSTRPMFSPGPTRPPFRIPEFKWSYIHQRLLSDVLFSLETDIQVWRSHSTKSVLDFVNSSENAIFVVNTVHLISQLADNLIIACGGLLPLLASATSPNSELDVLEPTQGMPLEVAVSFLQRLVNMADVLIFATSLNFGELEAEKNMSSGGILRQCLRLVCTCAVRNCLECKERTRYNVGALARDVPGAAHLQALIRGAQASPKNIVESITGQLSPVKDPEKLLQDMDVNRLRAVIYRDVEETKQAQFLSLAIVYFISVLMVSKYRDILEPPAEPQIQRQSPVLQRTSGGGGRQIQDSDYEIIVVDENNPSVLADNDSHSSGPPSIKSVDSDVGSLNMNSTENEVPEVESSSEILIDDHHKPSHSNDESWTDVNLNEDAAVQAASAGMVVGLVDAGDKHDASHPHGQHGQQTGGTGAGGVPQQQQQHQQQHQQQHGSMGHGIMGAERGDKPDSEISVVRVPDGYGSGSTGSASGAPVGPGQGVGGGQRPRPEELPMKAPALVAQLPLTTPSREASLTQKLEIALGPVCPLLREIMVDFAPFLSKTLVGSHGQELLMEGKGLTTFKNSHSVVELVMLLCSQEWQNSLQKHAGLAFIELINEGRLLSHAMKDHIVRVANEAEFILNRMRADDVLKHADFESQCAQTLLERREEERMCDHLITAARRRDNVIASRLLEKVRNIMCNRHGAWGDVSGVGASAGVGVGTVAVQKGTYWKLDAWEDDARRRKRMVQNPRGSSHPQATLKAALENGGPEDAILQTRDEFHTQIAVSRSHPSAQHNGELLDDAELLIEDRELDLDLTGPVNISTKARLIAPGLVAPGTVSITSTEMFFEVDEEHPEFQKIDGEVLKYCDHLHGKWYFSEVRAIFSRRYLLQNVALEIFLASRTSILFAFPDQHTVKKVIKALPRVGVGIKYGIPQTRRASMMSPRQLMRNSNMTQKWQRREISNFEYLMFLNTIAGRTYNDLNQYPIFPWVLTNYESKDLDLSLPSNYRDLSKPIGALNPSRRAYFEERYESWDSDTIPPFHYGTHYSTAAFTLNWLVRVEPFTTMFLALQGGKFDYPDRLFSSVSLSWKNCQRDTSDVKELIPEWYFLPEMFYNASGYRLGHREDGALVDDIELPPWAKSPEEFVRINRMALESEFVSCQLHQWIDLIFGYKQRGPEAIRATNVFYYLTYEGSVDLDGILDPVMREAVENQIRNFGQTPSQLLMEPHPPRSSAMHLSPMMFSAMPEDLCQMLKFYQNSPVIHISANTYPQLSLPSVVTVTAGHQFAVNRWNCNYTASVQSPSYAESPQSPGSNQPLTIDPVLAVHGANNNSNAVSRRHLGDNFSQMLKIRSNCFVTTVDSRFLIACGFWDNSFRVFATETAKIVQIVFGHFGVVTCMARSECNITSDCYIASGSADCTVLLWHWNARTQSIVGEGDVPTPRATLTGHEQAVTSVVISAELGLVVSGSSNGPVLIHTTFGDLLRSLDPPSEFHSPELITMSREGFIVINYDKGNVAAYTINGKKLRHETHNDNLQCMLLSRDGEYLMTAGDRGIVEVWRTFNLAPLYAFPACNAGIRSLALTHDQKYLLAGLSTGSIIVFHIDFNRWHHEYQQRY from the exons ATCTGCTCATCGAGATGCTGGGCGTATTGGCCAGCTATAGCATAACGGTcaaggagctgaagctgctctTTGGTACGATGAAGGCAACGAATGGCAAGTGGCCGCGGCACTCGGCCAAATTGTTGAATGTCCTGCGCCAAATGCCGCACCGCAACGGGCCCGATGTGTTCTTTAGCTTTCCGGGCCGCAAGGGATCG GCCATGGTACTGCCGCCGTTGGCCAAGTGGCCGTATGAGAATGGATTTACCTTCACCACATGGTTTCGCCTGGATCCCATAAATTCGGTGAATATTGAGCGCGAGAAGCCCTACCTTTATTG CTTTAAGACCTCCAAGGGCGTGGGCTACACGGCGCACTTTGTGGGCAATTGTCTGGTGCTCACATCCATGAAGGTGAAGGGCAAGGGCTTTCAGCATTGTGTCAAATATGAGTTCCAGCCGCGAAAG TGGTATATGATTGCCATTGTGTATATATACAATCGTTGGACGAAAAGCGAAATCAAGTGCCTCGTTAATGGACAGCTGGCCTCTTCGACCGAAATGGCCTGGTTTGTTTCCACAAACGAT CCCTTTGACAAGTGCTATATTGGCGCCACACCGGAGCTGGATGAGGAGCGTGTCTTTTGTGGCCAAATGTCAGCCATTTATTTGTTCAGCGAAGCGCTGACCACACAACAGATCTGTGCCATGCATCGCCTGGGGCCGGGCTATAAG tCGCAATTTCGCTTCGATAATGAATGCTATCTGAATCTGCCGGACAATCACAAGCGG GTGCTGTACGATGGAAAACTATCGAATGCCATTGTCTTCATGTACAATCCAGTGGCTACCGATGGCCAGCTCTGTTTGCAGTCATCCCCCAAGGGAAATGTATCATATTTTGTCCACACGCCGCATGCGCTGATGCTGCAG GACGTTAAGGCGGTGGTCACGCACTCGATACACTGCACCCTTAACTCGATTGGCGGCATCCAGGTGCTGTTCCCGCTGTTCTCGCAGCTGGATATGGCCCACGAGGGCATCGGGGACATCAAGCGGGATCCCTCTCTATG CTCCAAGCTGCTGGGTTTCATCTGCGAACTGGTGGAGACATCGCAGACGGTGCAGCAACATATGATCCAGAATCGTGGCTTTCTGGTCATCTCGTTCATGCTGCAGCGCTCCTCCCGTGAGCATCTCACGCTGGAGGTGCTCGGCTCGTTCCTCAATTTGACCAAATATCTGGTCACGTGCCTGTCGGCCAACAGCGATCTGCTGCTCAAGCAG CTGCTCGACCACGTGCTGTTCAACCCAGCACTGTGGATCTACACGCCGGCGAATGTGCAGGCGCGACTGTACTCCTATCTGGCCACCGAGTTCCTCAGCGACACTCAAATCTACAGCAATGTGAGACGCGTGAGCACCGTACTGCAGACAGTGCACACACTCAAATACTACTACTGGGTGGTGAATCCACGTGCCAAGAGCGGTATCATACCCAAGGGTCTAG ATGGACCGCGTCCCGCGCAGAAGGATATACTGGCCATCCGTGCCTACATCCTGCTGTTCCTCAAGCAACTGATAATGATCGGCAACGGGGTCAAGGAGGATGAACTGCAGAGCATACTCAACTATTTGACCACAATGCATGAG GATGAAAACCTGCACGATGTGCTGCAGATGCTCATCTCATTGATGTCGGAGCATCCCAGCTCTATGGTACCTGCCTTCGATGTGAAGCACGGTGTTCGCAGCATCTTCAAGCTGCTGGCGGCCGAAAGTCAATTGATACGCCTGCAGGCCCTCAAGCTCCTTGGGTTCTTCCTGTCGCGCAGCACACACAA GCGCAAGTACGATGTGATGTCGCCCCACAATCTCTACACGCTGCTGGCCGAACGGCTGCTCCTCTACGAGGAGTCACTGTCCCTGCCCACCTACAATGTCCTCTACGAGATCATGACGGAGCACATATCGCAGCAGATTCTGTACACGCGCCACCCAGAACCAGAGAGTCATTATCGCCTCGAGAATCCAA TGATACTGAAGGTGGTGGCCACACTGATACGACAGTCGAAGCAGACCGAGTCGCTAATCGATGTGAAGAAGTTGTTCCTGCAGGACATGACGCTGCTGTGCAACAGCAATCGGGAGAACCGTCGCACAGTGCTGCAGATGTCCGTGTGGCAGGAGTGGCTCATCGCGATGGCCTACATCCATCCAAAGAACAGCGAGGAGCAAAAGATCAGCGACATGGTCTACTCGCTCTTCCGCATGCTTCTGCACCATGCGATCAAGCACGAGTATGGCGGCTGGCGCGTCTGGGTGGACACTCTGGCCATCGTCCATTCGAAGGTCTCGTACGAGGAGTTCAAGCTGCAGTTTGCCCAGATGTACGAGCACTATGAGCGCCAGCGCACGGACAACATTACAGATCCGGCCCTGCGCCAAGCCCGTCCAATCAGCACGATCAGCGGCTGGGAgcgcgaggagctgcagcagcagcagaacggaGGCGGAGCTGGAGCACCTGTGGCTGCCATTCAGAGCCAGGCTGGAAGCACGGTACCAGCTGTGAAGGGTGCCGTGTCTATAGCCTCGCTGGAGGATGTGGCCGCTGtcgtcgaggaggaggacgagatggaggaggagaccgtcgaggagctggagagctTTGAGCTGCCTGTCGATGAGGAAGCAGATACCCAGGACACCGCAGATCCCGAAGGTGAACGCGAACGTGATTCCTCTCTCCGCCCCGGCAGCGCTGACGGAGCTGAGGCTCCAACGGCGGAACAGGAGCTGCCAGCAATGGCACCGAGCACCAAGTCGGTCATTGCCAACATTTCCGATGTGTACAACGAGCAAATCAAAACGGACGAAGCGCTCcaggccacggccacggccacgtccacgtccacgtccactcTGGCGCCAGCGCCAACCTGCAATGGCAGCCTCGAGACGGAACAGGACTCGGAGTCTGACCAAGTTCAGGTAAAGTTGCAGGAGAAGCCACAGTCAGAGCTGGAACCTGCGATGGGTGGCCAGGCGGCGCTCAGGGAAGCCCTGCAGCTTGGCGATGACATGGatgtggaggagctggagctggccacgGCCAGGGATTCACTCGATGTGGAGCAGCATGTTGCACATGTTATGCAGTCCTCCGAGGCGGCGCTCAACGACTGCAAGCTGGTCATGGACGAGGCGCTGCAGGAGGCCTCCTCCGTGTTGAAAGACGAGGAGATTGAGCTGGCCGTCAACGAGGTTGTCCAGGGTGTACTCAACAACGAGAAGAAGtcccaggagcagcagaagcagcagcagcaagagcagcaggtGCCGGTGGAGCCGCAGGATAATGTCAGTCTGCTGAATAGCAAGAATTTGctcaacaacaattacaacaacaacaacaatcccagtcccagcgaAGAAGAGATCaacacaaccaccaccaccagcaccaccaccaccaccagagtCGCAGCGGATGGCGAGGCGGATGGGGAGGCTGCGACGGAAGCGGAGGTCAATGCCAACGAGATCAGCACAGCCACGCCTCTCCAGCCGAGCGAGTGTCCTGCTGCAGATAAAGCGAaaacggtaacggtaacggaaacggaagtggcAGCCGCCAGTCCGAGCCCCACGCTAGAAGCAACCAATCAAAAGACTGAAGAAGCAGCCAACAAGCTGAACAATAACGAGAAAGTcgagcagccagagagcagcCAGGAGAGCAGCTCCACGCCAGAGATCAGCGTCAGTCCGGACACGGACACCACCACAGAGCCGGAGATCGAGGAGAACAATCTCCTGTTGCAGTTGGCTGAGCCCGAGGCGGAGTCCGTGTCCGATCGAGTGACAGCTGCCGAGCCAAGTGACGATCTGGTGGAGCTGGCAGTGCGCGACATTGTGGAGCAGCTGATCGAGCAGGTGATcgatgccacagcagcggcaacagatGCAACAGATGCGAGAGATGCTCCagtcaaaaccaaaaccgagacggagaccaacaacaacgagcTGCCAGCCGCCAAAGAAGCGGCAGGGGAAGCGGAATCGCAAGCCACCGCCATCCAGGCCGTGCCTCAGGAGGAGAAACCCCAGGCGGAGGAGTCCGCCGAgagtgtggctgctgccgccgaaGAGATTGTCCACGAGGTGGTGGAGGCTGCGCTATTCCTGGCCCAGGAAACCCAGCAGGCAATCCCTGAAGAAGCAGCTGCACCCGAAATagaaattaaaatggaaatcgAATCGAAGGAGCATGTAACGGCCATTGTCAGCGAGGTGCTGGACACACTGGTCGAGGAGACTGTGAAGGCGGTGGGCGAGACCTTCAATGTTAATGTCAACGTCAACGTGAGCAAGGTGGAGGCCTCAGAGCAGACGACCCAAACCTCGCCGGCACCGCCAGAGGAGCAGCccgaggaacagcagcagcagcaggccgcaGCAACAGTAGCACCCACGCCCGCACGGGTCAAGCCCATGGAGGTGGACTCGACAACACAGACAACGCCAAAGAATGAGGCTGGGGTGGGAGTCAGCAGCAACGCTGCGCTGTTGGCCCAGGAggaggtgcagctgcaggaggaggaatcCCAGACCGGGGAGCAGGTGGAGGACTGTGAGGAGCAGTCGTCGGGAATCGACGGAAATGCACAGTCTCTCGAGTCCAGTCACTACG CGAATCCAGCCAGTGGAGAGGCaaagctgcaacagcagcagcaaccgcaacagcaacaacagcagcaacaacagcagcagcagcagcagcagccgcgctCAAAGTCGGGATCGACACGGCCGATGTTCAGTCCCGGACCGACGCGACCGCCTTTCCGTATACCGGAATTCAAGTGGTCGTACATCCATCAGCGTCTGCTCAGTGATGTGCTCTTCTCGCTGGAGACCGACATTCAGGTGTGGCGCAGCCACTCCACCAAGAGCGTCCTCGACTTTGTCAACTCCAGCGAGAATGCCATCTTTGTGGTGAACACGGTGCATTTGATCTCCCAGCTGGCCGACAATCTGATCATCGCCTGTGGCGGCCTGTTGCCTCTTTTGGCCAGTGCCACATCCCCGAAT TCGGAGCTGGATGTGCTGGAGCCGACGCAGGGAATGCCCCTGGAGGTGGCCGTCTCCTTCTTGCAGCGTCTGGTGAACATGGCCGATGTCCTGATCTTTGCCACCTCGCTGAACTTTGGCGAACTGGAGGCCGAGAAGAACATGTCCAGCGGCGGCATACTGCGCCAGTGTCTGCGCCTTGTCTGCACCTGTGCCGTGCGCAACTGCCTAGAGTGCAAGGAGCGCACCCGCTACAATGTGGGCGCCCTAGCGCGTGATGTGCCCGGTGCGGCGCATCTGCAGGCGCTCATTCGTGGTGCTCAGGCATCGCCAAAG AACATTGTGGAATCAATCACTGGTCAATTATCGCCCGTCAAGGATCCCGAGAAGCTGTTGCAGGACATGGACGTGAATCGCTTGAGGGCCGTCATCTACCGTGATGTG GAGGAGACAAAGCAAGCGCAGTTCCTCTCCCTGGCCATTGTCTACTTTATCTCCGTGCTGATGGTGTCCAAGTATCGTGACATTCTGGAACCACCAGCTGAGCCACAGATCCAGCGGCAGTCGCCGGTGCTGCAGCGCACCTCTGGAGGCG GTGGACGTCAGATCCAGGACAGCGACTATGAAATTATTGTCGTGGATGAGAACAATCCGTCGGTGCTGGCGGATAATGATTCGCACTCGAGTGGACCGCCATCGATCAAG AGTGTCGACTCGGATGTGGGCTCCCTGAATATGAACTCAACCGAGAACGAAGTTCCTGAGGTGGAGTCCTCTAGCGAGATCCTGATCGATGACCACCACAAGCCCAGCCACTCGAACGACGAGAGTTGGACGGATGTGAATCTGAATGAGGATGCCGCCGTTCAAGCGGCGAGCGCTGGCATGGTCGTTGGACTCGTCGATGCTGGCGACAAGCACGATGCCAGTCATCCTCATGGACAGCATGGACAGCAGACAGGCggcacaggagcaggaggagtgccacagcagcagcaacagcatcagcagcagcatcaacagcaacatggATCGATGGGGCATGGCATCATGGGGGCAGAGCGGGGCGACAAGCCCGACTCGGAGATCTCTGTGGTGCGTGTCCCCGATGGCTATGGCAGTGGCTCAACAGGGTCGGCCTCCGGTGCGCCTGTGGGACCCGGACAGGGCGTCGGCGGTGGCCAACGTCCGCGGCCCGAGGAGCTGCCAATGAAGGCGCCGGCACTCGTAGCCCAGCTGCCGCTGACGACGCCCTCCCGGGAGGCGAGTCTTACCCAGAAGCTGGAGATTGCCCTGGGACCGGTGTGTCCGCTGCTGCGCGAGATTATGGTGGACTTTGCGCCGTTCCTCTCCAAGACACTGGTCGGCTCGCATGGCCAGGAGCTGCTGATGGAGGGCAAGGGGTTGACCACGTTCAAGAACTCGCACTCGGTGGTAGAGCTGGTGATGCTCCTCTGCTCGCAGGAATGGCAGAACAGCCTCCAGAAGCACGCCGGCCTCGCCTTCATCGAGCTGATCAACGAGGGACGCCTCCTCTCGCACGCCATGAAGGATCACATTGTGCGCGTGGCCAACGAGGCTGAGTTCATCCTCAATCGGATGCGGGCCGACGATGTGTTGAAGCACGCCGACTTCGAGTCCCAATGCGCCCAGACGCTGCTGGAGCGGCGTGAGGAGGAGCGCATGTGCGACCACCTCATCACCGCTGCCCGTCGCCGCGACAATGTCATCGCCAGTCGCCTCCTTGAGAAGGTGCGCAACATAATGTGCAATCGCCATGGGGCCTGGGGCGATGTCAGTGGCGTCGGTGCGAgtgcgggtgtgggtgtggggacAGTTGCTGTCCAAAAGGGCACCTACTGGAAGCTGGATGCCTGGGAGGATGATGCCCGCCGGCGCAAGCGGATGGTGCAGAATCCACGCGGCTCCTCCCATCCGCAGGCCACGCTGAAGGCGGCCCTGGAGAATGGGGGCCCCGAGGATGCCATCCTGCAGACGCGTGACGAATTCCACACTCAGATCGCCGTCTCGCGATCCCATCCGTCGGCCCAGCACAACGGGGAGCTGCTGGACGATGCCGAGCTGCTGATCGAGGACCGGGAACTGGACTTGGATCTCACGGGACCGGTGAATATCAGCACGAAGGCGCGTCTGATTGCGCCCGGACTGGTGGCACCCGGCACCGTGTCCATCACCAGCACGGAGATGTTCTTCGAGGTGGACGAGGAGCATCCAGAGTTCCAGAAGATCGATGGGGAGGTGCTCAAGTACTGTGACCATCTGCACGGCAAATGGTACTTCTCGGAGGTGCGTGCGATCTTCTCGCGCCGCTACCTGCTGCAGAACGTCGCCCTGGAGATATTCCTCGCGAGCCGCACCTCCATCCTGTTCGCCTTCCCCGACCAGCACACCGTCAAGAAGGTGATTAAGGCCCTGCCACGTGTCGGCGTCGGCATCAAGTACGGCATACCGCAGACTCGTCGCGCCTCAATGATGTCACCGCGTCAGCTGATGCGCAATTCGAACATGACgcagaaatggcagcggcGCGAGATCTCCAACTTTGAGTATTTGATGTTCCTCAATACGATCGCGGGGCGGACGTACAACGACCTCAATCAGTACCCGATCTTCCCCTGGGTGCTGACCAACTACGAGTCGAAGGACCTGGACCTCAGCCTGCCCTCCAACTACAGGGATCTCTCGAAGCCGATCGGTGCGCTGAATCCATCGCGTCGCGCCTACTTCGAGGAGCGATACGAGAGCTGGGACAGCGACACCATTCCGCCCTTCCACTACGGCACCCACTACTCGACGGCGGCCTTCACCCTCAACTGGCTGGTGCGCGTGGAGCCCTTCACGACCATGTTCCTGGCGCTGCAGGGCGGCAAGTTCGACTATCCCGACAGGCTGTTCTCGTCCGTGTCGTTGTCGTGGAAGAACTGCCAGCGGGACACGTCCGATGTGAAGGAGCTGATACCCGAGTGGTACTTCCTGCCAGAGATGTTCTACAATGCGTCCGGCTATAGGCTGGGACACCGCGAGGATGGGGCCCTGGTGGACGACATCGAGCTACCGCCGTGGGCCAAGAGCCCCGAGGAGTTTGTGCGCATCAATCGCATGGCATTGGAGTCGGAGTTCGTCTCCTGCCAGCTGCACCAGTGGATCGATCTGATATTCGGCTACAAGCAGCGCGGACCGGAGGCCATTCGGGCCACCAATGTCTTCTACTATCTGACCTACGAGGGTAGCGTCGATCTTGACGGCATCCTCGATCCGGTGATGCGCGAGGCTGTCGAAAATCAGATCCGCAACTTTGGGCAGACGCCCAGCCAGCTGCTGATGGAGCCCCATCCGCCGCGCAGCTCTGCCATGCATCTCTCCCCGATGATGTTCAGCGCCATGCCCGAGGATCTGTGCCAAATGCTCAAGTTCTACCAGAACTCGCCCGTCATCCACATCTCGGCCAACACGTATCCACAGCTGTCGCTGCCCTCTGTCGTCACGGTGACCGCCGGCCATCAGTTTGCGGTCAATCGCTGGAACTGCAACTACACCGCATCCGTCCAGAGTCCCAGCTATGCTGAGTCACCCCAATCGCCCGGTTCCAACCAGCCGCTGACCATCGATCCGGTTCTGG CTGTTCATGGAGCCAATAACAATAGCAATGCGGTGAGCCGACGCCACTTGGGCGACAACTTTAGCCAAATGCTAAAAATCCGCTCCAACTGCTTTGTCACCACGGTGGACAGCCGTTTCCTGATTGCCTGCGGCTTCTGGGACAACAGTTTCCGCGTCTTTGCCACCGAAACGG CGAAAATCGTGCAGATTGTGTTCGGACACTTTGGCGTGGTCACTTGCATGGCCCGGTCGGAGTGCAACATCACATCGGACTGCTACATTGCCTCGGGATCGGCGGACTGCAcggtgctgctgtggcactggaATGCCCGCACCCAGAGCATTGTGGGCGAGGGCGATGTGCCCACACCGCGTGCCACGCTAACGGGCCACGAGCAGGCCGTCACCTCGGTGGTGATTAGCGCCGAGCTGGGTCTAGTCGTCTCTGGTTCATCGA ATGGTCCCGTGCTAATACACACGACATTTGGGGATTTGCTGCGTTCGCTGGATCCGCCATCGGAGTTCCATTCCCCGGAGCTGATCACCATGTCCCGCGAGGGCTTTATTGTGATCAACTACGACAAGGGAAATGTGGCCGCCTACACCATCAATGGCAAGAAGTTGCGCCATGAGACGCACAACGACAATCTGCAG TGCATGCTGCTGTCGCGCGATGGCGAATACCTGATGACAGCCGGCGATCGTGGCATTGTGGAGGTGTGGCGCACCTTTAACCTAGCACCACTCTATGCCTTCCCCGCATGCAATGCGGGCATACGATCCCTGGCCTTGACACACGATCAAAA ATACCTGCTGGCTGGACTCTCCACGGGCTCCATCATTGTATTCCACATCGACTTCAATCGCTGGCACCACGAGTACCAGCAGCGCTACTAA